One Clostridia bacterium genomic region harbors:
- the murB gene encoding UDP-N-acetylmuramate dehydrogenase, which produces MITAYQQIENLVIRHDVDFSSLTTMKVGGKALLVVEPYLVRQIIQLINILKESKTKYFVLGRGSNCIACGDYDGVIVLLANNFSSIASYGDSVVACAGAPLAQVAQLCLKRQLSGAEFLATLPGSVGGGVTSNCGCFGQEICDIVSSALLTDGYVTRWYSASELKFNYRTSLIKDSDKIALKVKFKLKKGDRNAIEEKITQLKRQKLATQPLNYPSSGSIFLRQGEIIPAKLIELAGLKGIKVGDAQISPIHSGFIVNCGHATSQDVVKLIEIIQNNIFTKYQVKLVKEVVFIK; this is translated from the coding sequence ATGATTACAGCTTACCAACAAATTGAGAATTTAGTAATAAGACACGACGTTGACTTTTCTAGCCTTACGACAATGAAAGTAGGCGGAAAAGCTTTATTGGTTGTCGAACCTTATTTAGTAAGACAAATAATACAACTTATTAATATTCTTAAAGAAAGCAAAACTAAGTACTTTGTTTTAGGACGAGGTAGCAACTGTATAGCCTGCGGGGACTACGACGGCGTAATTGTTTTGCTTGCAAATAATTTTTCTAGCATAGCTAGTTATGGCGACAGCGTGGTTGCGTGCGCAGGCGCTCCGCTTGCCCAAGTAGCTCAGCTCTGCCTCAAACGGCAACTTAGCGGAGCGGAATTTTTAGCGACTTTGCCCGGCTCGGTCGGCGGTGGCGTTACAAGTAATTGCGGTTGCTTTGGGCAAGAGATTTGCGATATAGTTAGTTCGGCATTACTAACCGACGGATATGTCACAAGGTGGTATTCGGCAAGCGAATTGAAGTTTAATTACCGAACTTCATTGATTAAAGACAGCGATAAAATAGCGCTAAAAGTTAAATTTAAATTAAAAAAAGGCGATAGAAATGCCATAGAAGAAAAGATAACGCAATTAAAAAGACAAAAATTAGCGACTCAACCGTTAAATTATCCAAGTTCGGGCAGTATTTTTTTGCGACAAGGCGAGATAATTCCGGCAAAATTAATCGAGCTTGCCGGGCTTAAAGGCATTAAAGTCGGCGACGCTCAAATTAGCCCAATTCATTCGGGATTTATTGTAAATTGCGGACACGCCACAAGTCAAGACGTAGTTAAATTGATAGAAATAATTCAAAATAATATTTTTACTAAATATCAAGTTAAACTTGTTAAAGAAGTTGTTTTTATAAAGTAA
- a CDS encoding PHP domain-containing protein: MIFGDFHAHTKFSDGKNKMEDMVSAAVDKGLKQFGITDHGLRHVAFGLTRKEIPLARQKLEELKIKYPQIKLYYGIETNIYSSSGSIDLRPEDYDNFDYIIAGFHKGVWAKDFIDMFRYNLPGFFCELHYFSKSEIKLYTSTFINAIKHGRVNIISHPCYALPMDIVEVGKAALDYGVLMELNGKKVSMSDQQVLQLQDLGTNFIVNSDAHRCDRVGDFTVPLGVVDRLKLNKDKIVNWDKEVSFIKR, translated from the coding sequence ATGATTTTTGGAGATTTTCACGCTCATACTAAGTTTAGCGACGGAAAAAACAAAATGGAAGATATGGTTAGCGCTGCGGTTGACAAAGGCTTAAAACAATTTGGCATTACCGACCACGGGCTAAGACACGTTGCATTTGGGTTAACTCGAAAAGAAATACCACTAGCTCGGCAAAAATTAGAAGAACTTAAAATAAAATACCCGCAGATTAAATTATACTACGGTATTGAAACTAATATTTATTCTTCAAGCGGTTCGATAGATTTACGCCCCGAAGACTACGATAACTTTGATTATATTATCGCAGGCTTTCACAAGGGTGTTTGGGCAAAAGATTTTATAGATATGTTTAGGTACAACCTTCCCGGTTTTTTTTGCGAACTACATTATTTTAGCAAAAGTGAAATTAAACTATATACCTCGACTTTTATTAACGCTATCAAGCACGGTAGGGTAAATATTATTTCGCACCCTTGTTACGCTCTGCCTATGGATATAGTAGAAGTCGGCAAGGCTGCTCTTGATTATGGCGTGTTGATGGAGCTTAACGGCAAGAAAGTAAGTATGAGCGACCAACAAGTCTTGCAGTTACAAGATTTAGGCACAAACTTTATTGTCAATTCGGACGCTCATAGGTGTGATAGGGTGGGCGATTTTACCGTTCCGCTTGGCGTTGTGGATAGGCTTAAACTCAACAAAGATAAGATTGTAAACTGGGACAAAGAAGTGTCGTTTATTAAAAGATAG